CAACATTTCCTTTAGCAGGTATACGTAGTTTAAGTACATATTTAATGCCTGCATTGTTACCAGGGTACACTAGTAGAGTTAAAGGCCTCTATTGCACTGAAGTGCTTTCCTTCGAACATTTCTTCGACGCGTTTTATGATTAAAAAATAGCATCCGTGACCCCCACTTCCTTGCTCTTTTAGTACTACTACAATTATTGCAATAAACGAGAGGCAATGCCCTCCCTATTGGTACGTGTACATTTGTAGAAATGTCTGAACGAAATGGCCAGAAAATACAGTCCAATCACCTATAATCTATAGTTGGGAAAAAGCATTGTTTCAGAGCCAATTAAGTGAATTATGTAGATGAGGTCTTGTACTCGGCGTTGGTGCATACAGTGAGAATATGACTTTTCTTTGCAGGGTCCAGCCTAAATGTCTATGTACGCATCCGACCTAGAGTTGGAGGGCGCCCCTTCGCAGATCCCACATTCCGACCTTGCAACGACACAACTGTGGAGTCCACAACTGCCACTCGGAAGCATCAACATCAGAAACGCTTTAGTTTTACAAAGGTGGGTTTTACAGCCAGTGTCATTACAGTGTTCAATATTTGCATGTGACAAAACACGTGCATCAATTTAACTCGAAACAACCAGCTTCATGCAGTTTGATGCCGAGTCTTGTCTTGGAACTCAGACGCAATTTCCACTATTGAGGCCCGAGGTACTGGTATCAATAAAATGTCTTGCTTGTGAATTATTTCATACCACTGTAAGGATTTTGCTGCCTACCACGGTTGGCACTGGTGCAATATTTTACCATGAAAGTGTGGATATTTTCCGTAATAGTAGACCTGCAATGTCCACAACTGTGCAAGGCGTTCAGAATGTTGTCCAGGTTATAGCGTATTTGTTCGCCACAAAGCCGAGGCACATagacaaaaatgtcacagtttcacccgaaaggcgaagcatcaattgcgatagcaaattactagtagggatagcagttttatcggctccaTAAACTTGGAGCTtaccgcttactaactgaattaacaagcacggtgtcagcgtgcacaagcaaacatgaatagatcacactcggtgaccccataaaaccactgtcaaaacgcctgcgtgagcaagcgcagccgcagcagcgagcgaaggttcgtgaggtgtatcgcttcaacggaaactgcccggcgaaagcacagcgcatacaaaggtaagagctgtttggacatcgctttcaagatacggtgcgcgcgacagcccgcagcggcgcaatgttgttggcagagtagaagccgcaccccgtcactgccttcccgttttcctcctttcgcgtgggagattcagtcgccagtgccacttgcgcccggttgcaagatacgcatttggtgccgcagcccaGCGTCGCCCCCTCGCtgcccccacggcctctcgcgcgacggaagaagtcgcgtttgctcatcgccgtgcgttcgctctccgggaaagtatcactcgcacatacggcgcgtagcgacgactttatcgccattggactttatacggaagctcacggcgacggcgacgacggcgacgacgacgatggggggGCAACGCCTCATAATGAGTCTCCGAGTGCTAACGAGGCATGTACCTTGTACGTTTGACTGGTTGCGTTAGAGTGCTAGGACAGAACTGGAAGATTCACTTTGTTCTTCCAGAGGTGCTTTCACCTTCGAGCTTGGAACACGATAGAAATCTGATAGACATTTTTTCACAGGACTCCTTCGATTCCTCTCAGATCAGCTGAATGTTCAGCTCGGGCAGGCTTTCCCTGGAAGCAATCTCTAGAGGGCTCCACATAATTGCTTAGTTGAAGCACGGTAAGAGCCAGTTGAATGTACCTTAAGTGCACCGAAAGAACCCTCATTATGTTTCGTCATATTGAGAGTGCTGCAGAGGCAAATGCAACAGTTTTATTAGACAGATTCACCCAGTGAATTTCTAGGTTATGCTTAGACATTATAAGCAGACAGAGACATGACAGCAAGGAGGACAAGTTGGACAGGTTTCACCTTCCCTTGTCTTCTTTGCTGTCATGTCTTTGTGCAGTTTTAATGTGGACGCGTACATTTATCCCTGCAGTGTGCATTGTTTGGCGAAGTTTCACCAATGTGAAACGGCAGAATCAGAGGAGAGATGGACATAGATGGCATGGTTCTTGCAATGTCTCGCCTGCTCGTCAGCTTTTCCACTCGGGAAATATGATGTGCAGCGTTTTGAAGCATTCGTTCAGTTCTGCATTCATGCCTAATCCCAAAATAAACCTCGGCTGTAGGCCATGTTTCTTGAATGTGTTTTGTCACATTGTTCCCCTCTATGCCCAGGTGTTTCCAGAGGGCAGCAGCCAGGAGCAGGTGTTTCAGGAAGCGGTGCAGGATCGTGTGGATGCTTTCGTGAAGGGCGCGAACGTGCTGCTCTTTGCATACGGTCCCACTGCCAGCGGCAAGACTCATACCATGGAGGGTCCGCCCACTGATCCAGGAGTGGTGCCTCGCACTATTGAAAGAGTATTCAGGCTGCTGGGCCCTGGGGTAAGGGAATTTTCATATATCTCTTCTCGAACTCTGCCCAGCACCCGACAGATGATCACTGGAAGATGGAGACTTCAAGTGATCAACAATGGTTGCATAAGGGCTGTCTCAAGCTGGAGTGAACGCTTCAATGAGTGGACTTCATGAAAGCCTTTTAAAAGCTTACTTCTCGAAGACAAAGCCCTTGCAGAAATGATAGTTCCAGCGACATTTATTGGTTGCTGACACACAGCGTTAGGCTCGTTAGTTTTGCATAACGCGCACCGGCACCGGGGAACAGGACAGGAGACGTGTTGTGTCGCCTTCGTCTCATGTCCCGTTGCCTAGCGCTGGTTCACATAATCCCTTGGTTGCCACTGTTTATAACTTCTGCCCTATTCTGGCCCTAGTCGGCAGTCAGAAGAACGGGATGCACATATAGGTACCGTTGATATATTGTCATGTGATATGCCAATGACAGCAGCTGCTTGCCCTCTTATCCTAGCCTTGTTGTCTCTGTAGTTTGTGTAAGCCAGGCTAGGGCCCCTTTAGGGCGCTGTATGGAACaattggggttgaagattaatatgtagaagacaaagataatgttcattgacctggcaagggaataagaattcaggatcgccagtcaggctctagagtctgtaagggagtacgtttatctaggtcaattactcacaggggacgctgatcatgagacggaaatttacagaagaataagattgggttggagtgcatacggcaggcatcggcaaaccctgactaggagcttaccactgtggttgaaaacaaaagtgtacaaccattgcattccaccggtgctaacatatggggccgaaacttggggGTTAAccaagaagctctagaacaagttaagaaccacacaaagagcgatggaacgagaaatgttaggcctaacattaagagacagcaagagagcggtgtggatcatagagcaaacggggatagccgatattctaattggcattaagagaaaaaaaatgaagctgggcagggcatgtaatgcgtcggatggataccaggtggaccattagagttacagaatggataccaagagaagggaagcgcagtcgaagacgtcagaaaactaggtggggtgatgaagttaggaaatttttaggtgcaagttggaatcagctagggcaagacaggggtaattggagatcgcaattagagaggccttcgtcctgcagtggacataaatatacagggtgtttttttagctgcaccaaatt
The DNA window shown above is from Dermacentor silvarum isolate Dsil-2018 chromosome 1, BIME_Dsil_1.4, whole genome shotgun sequence and carries:
- the LOC125943777 gene encoding kinesin-like protein KIFC2, which codes for MERPAETCSFSGKAELSASAEALPPLEARRRQLEDNVSGGSSLNVYVRIRPRVGGRPFADPTFRPCNDTTVESTTATRKHQHQKRFSFTKVFPEGSSQEQVFQEAVQDRVDAFVKGANVLLFAYGPTASGKTHTMEGPPTDPGVVPRTIERVFRLLGPGVCQEAPVRPVGYDDVASFSAEEKASVLSLKRKLLDQEGARSAADFSAFHPHSNNSDGSPSGSCDSSYSDKAQQASL